A genomic region of Alicyclobacillus sp. SO9 contains the following coding sequences:
- the tatC gene encoding twin-arginine translocase subunit TatC — MLDKMSLVGHLTDLRKRLIYVVITFVVMFAASLIFVNKIYSYLVSPVRHEHLKLMVVSPGEVITVYFMVAGFVTVGLSLPVVLYHLWKFVSPGLTLAERRYVRRLLPAMMMMFVLGVLFAWYFIFPTIFYFLVHLSQMHFNVQLRADHYFGFLVNICLPFGFIFELPIVVIFLTMIDVIRPRLMRKMRRYAYMVIIILGVFISPPELVSHLSVVTPMILLYEISILLSAVVSRRKRRQREKEEAKEREETSSSEHDE; from the coding sequence ATGCTTGATAAAATGAGTTTAGTGGGTCATCTGACAGACTTGCGCAAGCGTCTCATTTACGTGGTGATCACGTTCGTGGTGATGTTCGCCGCAAGTCTTATTTTTGTGAATAAAATTTACTCTTACTTAGTGAGTCCTGTACGGCATGAACACCTGAAACTGATGGTCGTATCTCCGGGTGAAGTGATTACCGTATATTTTATGGTGGCCGGCTTTGTAACCGTAGGTCTCTCTTTGCCGGTAGTTCTCTATCACTTGTGGAAGTTTGTCTCCCCGGGGTTGACTTTGGCCGAACGGCGCTATGTTCGAAGGCTGCTTCCGGCCATGATGATGATGTTTGTCCTTGGCGTGCTGTTCGCGTGGTATTTCATTTTCCCGACCATTTTCTACTTCCTCGTCCATCTGAGTCAGATGCACTTTAACGTGCAGCTTCGCGCTGATCACTACTTCGGCTTTTTGGTTAACATCTGCTTGCCCTTTGGGTTCATATTTGAACTGCCCATTGTGGTAATTTTCTTAACCATGATTGATGTCATTCGGCCGCGATTGATGCGGAAAATGCGTCGATATGCCTACATGGTTATTATTATCCTAGGCGTCTTTATCAGTCCGCCGGAACTCGTGTCTCATTTGAGTGTTGTTACCCCAATGATTTTGCTTTACGAAATCAGTATTTTACTGTCTGCTGTGGTAAGTCGAAGGAAGCGTCGGCAGCGGGAAAAAGAGGAAGCAAAGGAGCGGGAAGAAACATCGTCTTCTGAGCATGACGAATAG
- the tatA gene encoding twin-arginine translocase TatA/TatE family subunit, which yields MFQNLGWSGLVLILVALLLVFGPSKLPEIGKAFGKSLREFKGATQGLVDDVKEAADVNQTSTEASQASTEASAQQAHQSSVKPIELKKTKEEKTS from the coding sequence ATGTTTCAAAACTTGGGCTGGTCTGGTTTAGTCCTCATACTGGTTGCGTTATTACTCGTTTTTGGTCCTAGTAAATTGCCCGAGATTGGAAAAGCTTTTGGGAAGTCTCTGCGAGAGTTTAAAGGTGCTACGCAGGGCCTTGTGGACGACGTGAAAGAAGCTGCAGATGTGAATCAGACATCTACGGAAGCCAGTCAAGCATCGACGGAGGCATCAGCTCAACAAGCGCATCAATCTAGCGTGAAGCCCATTGAGTTGAAGAAGACAAAAGAGGAAAAAACGTCGTAA
- the mobB gene encoding molybdopterin-guanine dinucleotide biosynthesis protein B, with product MSRPAVVSVIGLKNSGKTRLVRQMLSLWTAQGLSVGVVKHDGHAVREETAAWQKHGSDTQLFAEAGAAYTLLAGGGQSLLYNANSGETEDINKLLAALQQASAAGSRPLDAVIVEGFKHSLLPKIAVIRTADQVNWLKHDKPPLLEAVVMSESVMHLAHDTWRVYHEGDTNLLCRRFLTPDGGE from the coding sequence ATGTCTAGGCCTGCCGTTGTTTCGGTCATTGGATTAAAGAATTCCGGCAAGACACGTCTGGTGAGACAGATGCTTAGCTTGTGGACGGCTCAAGGACTCTCCGTCGGCGTTGTCAAACATGATGGTCATGCTGTTCGAGAGGAGACTGCTGCGTGGCAGAAACACGGCAGTGACACACAGTTGTTCGCAGAAGCTGGAGCCGCATATACACTGCTTGCAGGCGGCGGACAATCCCTCTTATACAACGCAAACAGCGGTGAGACAGAGGACATCAACAAGCTGTTGGCTGCGCTCCAGCAGGCTTCAGCTGCGGGCAGTCGTCCGCTGGATGCCGTTATCGTTGAAGGCTTTAAACACAGTTTATTGCCAAAAATTGCAGTGATTAGAACAGCAGACCAAGTGAACTGGCTGAAGCACGACAAGCCTCCTTTACTGGAAGCAGTTGTTATGTCCGAAAGTGTGATGCATCTTGCCCATGACACATGGCGGGTGTATCATGAAGGAGATACAAATTTGCTGTGTCGACGTTTTCTAACACCTGACGGGGGTGAATAA
- a CDS encoding molybdopterin-binding protein, with amino-acid sequence MKREVRVEDAVGMRLAHDMTRIVPGEFKGAAFKLGHIVQEEDIPLLLDMGKRHIYVLDLDETELHENDGAVQMADAIAGSGVVQTDVHEGKVILKSRQAGMVWFDEEKLFEMNQVKDISIAVRPLYSHVDAGTSVAGLRPIPLVIEREKINQVVATAKQPLKHPNGRTAAGAIDVIPYLPQKIAVVSTGSEIATGRIKDSFGPALTNKFTKFGLEISEQTFPGDEFDVIVSDIEQAVKNGATIVCVTGGMSVDPDDRSPGAITKAADEVVSYGAPVLPGSMTMLAYKGETVIFGLPGAVMHDKKTTLDLLLPRVLAGIKLTKADIARMGAGGWLNV; translated from the coding sequence GTGAAACGAGAAGTGCGTGTAGAAGATGCTGTGGGAATGCGGCTCGCACATGATATGACTCGGATTGTTCCAGGTGAATTTAAAGGCGCCGCTTTTAAGCTGGGTCACATCGTTCAGGAAGAAGACATCCCGCTGCTCTTGGACATGGGCAAACGCCACATTTACGTTTTGGATTTGGACGAGACAGAACTCCATGAGAATGACGGTGCAGTTCAGATGGCAGATGCCATTGCAGGCAGCGGTGTGGTTCAGACAGATGTTCATGAAGGCAAAGTGATTTTAAAGAGTCGTCAAGCCGGGATGGTTTGGTTTGACGAAGAAAAGCTGTTTGAGATGAATCAGGTCAAGGATATTTCCATCGCCGTTCGCCCGTTGTATTCTCACGTGGATGCTGGTACCTCAGTGGCAGGTCTTAGGCCCATTCCCCTCGTGATTGAGCGGGAGAAGATCAATCAAGTCGTAGCAACCGCCAAGCAACCGCTCAAACATCCAAACGGCCGCACGGCGGCAGGTGCTATCGACGTCATCCCGTATCTGCCTCAGAAGATTGCCGTCGTGAGTACAGGAAGTGAAATTGCCACCGGCCGTATTAAGGACAGCTTCGGTCCGGCGCTGACCAACAAATTCACCAAGTTTGGTCTCGAGATAAGTGAGCAAACTTTCCCAGGCGACGAATTTGATGTGATTGTGTCCGACATTGAGCAGGCCGTTAAAAATGGCGCAACCATCGTCTGTGTCACAGGCGGGATGTCCGTCGATCCCGATGATCGCTCTCCCGGCGCCATCACGAAAGCTGCCGATGAAGTTGTGAGCTACGGTGCTCCTGTGCTGCCAGGCTCAATGACGATGCTGGCGTATAAGGGAGAAACCGTTATTTTTGGTCTGCCGGGTGCTGTCATGCATGACAAGAAAACGACCCTGGATTTGTTGCTTCCGCGTGTTTTGGCAGGTATCAAGCTTACAAAGGCGGATATTGCCCGGATGGGTGCAGGAGGCTGGCTTAATGTCTAG
- a CDS encoding molybdenum cofactor guanylyltransferase, with product MYVEGLVLAGGASRRMGKDKLALPVSRGASASILQHVMNVVREVAGHVSVLVPPDFDVDRDRDMWLDVLRPAPRSVEVSMVPDLHQFRGPLQAMAAAWPNGSETKLVVVAAGDLPGLSVDVLKACLARFHELEALADTDSTVPDGVLIRRKGIAQPLLGLYQSAAGQRLQELVSGGEQRLMRALQHLQLDLVDSDANGWPDWWTRPVHTPDDYQHWLNDA from the coding sequence GTGTACGTAGAAGGACTGGTGCTGGCAGGGGGTGCCAGCAGGCGGATGGGAAAAGACAAACTTGCTCTGCCTGTGAGCAGGGGTGCATCCGCGTCGATTTTACAGCACGTGATGAACGTGGTGCGGGAAGTTGCAGGGCATGTCTCTGTGTTGGTGCCGCCTGATTTTGATGTGGACCGAGACCGTGATATGTGGTTGGACGTGTTGCGTCCTGCCCCTCGGTCTGTGGAAGTCTCAATGGTGCCTGATTTACACCAATTTCGCGGTCCTCTTCAGGCAATGGCGGCTGCCTGGCCAAATGGTAGTGAAACAAAACTTGTGGTTGTTGCCGCGGGCGATTTGCCTGGACTGAGCGTTGATGTATTAAAAGCGTGTCTGGCTAGGTTTCATGAGTTGGAGGCACTGGCGGACACAGATTCAACCGTTCCGGACGGTGTTTTGATTAGGCGCAAGGGCATTGCACAACCTCTTCTCGGTCTTTATCAATCAGCAGCGGGGCAGCGGTTGCAGGAACTGGTGAGCGGCGGGGAACAACGATTGATGCGTGCACTTCAGCACTTACAGTTAGACTTGGTGGACTCTGATGCAAACGGCTGGCCTGACTGGTGGACGAGACCCGTTCATACACCTGACGACTATCAACATTGGCTTAATGATGCTTAG
- a CDS encoding 5-formyltetrahydrofolate cyclo-ligase translates to MTGKKKPSVSEDNLGQSANGRAKDNSTASLAQQKRVLRKQFLAARSELSKQYQGQLGLQICHHVETWLFEHNTKTTPIRTVALYAAMGDEVDLQPLAQSLRARGIVTAYPKCYSQRNMSFYNVNSLEELTPSSFGVPEPPGHESRYVDEQSIDVMLIPGLAYTLDGLRLGYGGGFYDKFLSHSGRAYTRIGIAYDRQLTARLPCGPLDERVSYLATEKGVRSCT, encoded by the coding sequence GTGACTGGCAAGAAGAAGCCAAGCGTTTCAGAAGATAATCTGGGTCAAAGTGCAAATGGACGGGCGAAGGACAATTCGACTGCAAGCTTGGCTCAGCAGAAAAGGGTACTTCGCAAGCAGTTTTTAGCTGCCAGGTCAGAGTTGAGCAAACAGTATCAGGGTCAACTCGGATTGCAAATTTGCCATCACGTAGAGACGTGGCTCTTTGAGCACAACACGAAGACGACTCCAATTCGAACGGTAGCACTTTATGCCGCTATGGGTGACGAGGTTGACCTTCAGCCGCTAGCGCAGTCTTTGCGGGCAAGGGGCATTGTAACCGCTTATCCAAAATGCTACTCACAGCGGAACATGTCATTTTACAATGTCAATTCTCTAGAGGAACTCACGCCAAGCAGTTTTGGCGTCCCTGAACCGCCTGGTCATGAGTCCCGTTATGTGGACGAACAAAGCATCGATGTCATGTTGATTCCGGGACTTGCTTATACTCTTGACGGTCTTAGACTGGGCTATGGAGGCGGATTTTACGATAAATTTCTGTCTCATAGTGGACGGGCGTATACTCGAATTGGGATTGCTTACGACCGTCAACTTACCGCTCGGCTTCCCTGCGGCCCGCTCGACGAGAGAGTGTCGTATTTGGCCACAGAGAAAGGAGTCCGGTCGTGTACGTAG
- a CDS encoding ABC-F family ATP-binding cassette domain-containing protein — translation MILLQASHIEKQYDGHVVLTDGNIVVQDKERIALLGQNGTGKSTMLRIIVGEEQPDKGTVSVQRSTGIGYVAQFVEADNDLSVYEFTAQTFETIIKMEKQLNDLELQMANPDVYSNTQRFEQIAASYDKLRQQFTDADGYAVEAKVRRVLKGLGFASEIWNSGVKSLSGGQKTRLSLAKLLAQEPDLLILDEPTNYLDTKTLVWLESYLKTYEGAILLVSHDRYFLDAIATGVYELRDGKTQRFNGNYTDYVEQKAEIVELETKHFEAQQQKIAKMEEFVQKNLVRASTTKRAQSRRKMLEKMERLEKPDASVDKLALHFASHRTSGRDVLSVENLSAGYNGIALGNPVNLLVRRGDRLAIVGPNGIGKTTLLKTLVGRQVPVSGHVRWGTKVDLGYYEQEQETLDASKTVLEQIYDEFPQLNLTTVRTALGRFLFRGEDVEKPVSALSGGERSRVALCRLMLSQPNVLVMDEPTNHLDLLAKEVLEDALSEYDGTLIFVSHDRYFMDALATHVLHIDEDGIKLYLGNYTEYIHKRQDEEQWDSDTNDKGTSRTESTQSFAESDSTAKSQRGVLHVDNTSVRSADLRKARETVEILERKISEVEQSLADVSGQLVTASMSADVDSLQQFQQQLSSLEQQHEELLTAWEQGAEELERLTELDRQNRRQK, via the coding sequence ATGATTCTTTTGCAAGCGAGCCACATTGAAAAACAATATGACGGGCATGTCGTTCTGACCGATGGAAATATAGTCGTACAAGACAAGGAACGTATTGCACTTCTCGGTCAAAACGGTACAGGCAAATCGACGATGCTTCGCATCATTGTTGGAGAAGAACAGCCTGACAAAGGCACTGTGAGTGTTCAGCGCAGTACCGGTATCGGCTACGTTGCACAGTTTGTGGAAGCCGATAACGATTTATCTGTCTACGAATTTACTGCACAGACGTTTGAAACCATTATAAAAATGGAGAAGCAATTGAACGACTTGGAACTACAAATGGCTAATCCGGACGTTTACAGCAATACACAGCGATTTGAGCAGATTGCTGCTTCCTACGACAAACTGCGACAGCAGTTCACTGACGCTGACGGATACGCCGTCGAAGCCAAAGTCCGCAGAGTACTCAAAGGTCTTGGGTTCGCCTCTGAAATATGGAACTCTGGCGTCAAGTCATTAAGCGGGGGTCAGAAGACACGCCTTTCACTGGCAAAGCTTTTGGCCCAAGAACCGGATTTACTGATTTTGGACGAGCCCACCAATTACCTTGATACAAAGACGCTGGTCTGGCTGGAAAGTTATCTGAAGACATACGAGGGAGCCATTTTGCTGGTTTCACACGACAGGTATTTTCTAGATGCCATTGCGACGGGGGTTTACGAGTTGCGGGATGGCAAGACGCAGCGCTTCAACGGAAACTATACAGACTACGTAGAGCAAAAAGCAGAGATTGTGGAACTAGAGACGAAGCACTTCGAAGCTCAGCAACAAAAGATTGCGAAAATGGAGGAGTTTGTTCAGAAGAACCTGGTTAGAGCATCTACGACCAAACGCGCACAGAGCCGAAGAAAGATGCTGGAAAAAATGGAACGACTGGAAAAGCCTGATGCGTCCGTGGACAAGCTTGCTCTGCACTTTGCATCTCATCGCACATCGGGACGAGACGTTCTGTCTGTAGAGAATCTGTCAGCCGGGTATAACGGAATAGCGCTAGGCAATCCCGTCAATTTGCTTGTGCGCCGCGGTGACCGATTGGCAATCGTAGGGCCAAATGGTATCGGTAAAACGACACTGCTGAAAACATTGGTTGGCAGACAAGTGCCTGTTTCCGGACATGTGCGATGGGGAACCAAAGTAGACCTGGGGTATTACGAGCAGGAGCAGGAAACATTGGATGCGTCGAAGACTGTATTGGAGCAGATTTACGATGAGTTTCCGCAACTTAACTTGACCACAGTGCGAACAGCTTTGGGCCGATTTCTGTTTCGCGGTGAAGACGTCGAAAAACCGGTTTCCGCGTTGAGCGGTGGAGAACGCAGTCGTGTCGCATTGTGCCGCCTTATGCTTTCACAACCTAATGTTCTGGTGATGGATGAACCTACCAACCACTTGGACTTGTTGGCAAAAGAAGTCTTGGAAGACGCACTCAGTGAATACGATGGCACACTCATTTTTGTCTCACACGACAGGTACTTCATGGATGCATTGGCAACGCATGTTTTGCACATCGACGAAGACGGAATAAAACTCTATCTCGGCAACTACACGGAATATATTCACAAACGCCAAGACGAAGAGCAGTGGGACAGTGACACGAACGACAAGGGGACAAGTCGCACAGAGTCAACGCAGTCTTTTGCAGAATCGGATTCGACGGCGAAGAGCCAACGCGGTGTTCTGCACGTTGACAACACCAGTGTCCGCTCGGCAGACCTGCGCAAGGCAAGAGAGACAGTAGAAATACTGGAGAGAAAAATTTCGGAAGTGGAGCAATCCCTGGCAGATGTCTCAGGCCAGCTCGTTACTGCCTCCATGTCAGCGGACGTAGACAGTCTTCAACAATTCCAGCAACAGCTGTCTTCACTGGAGCAGCAGCATGAAGAGTTGCTGACAGCCTGGGAACAAGGTGCAGAGGAGTTGGAGCGATTGACAGAGTTGGACAGGCAGAATCGGAGACAGAAGTGA
- a CDS encoding glycine betaine ABC transporter substrate-binding protein produces MKKWQKTGAFVSAIAFAGVALAGCGTANNTATSNSGGATTGAGNTTTGSSKSVNKNITIGYVNWSEDVATTFLWKNLLTKKGYNVTVKELNAGPLFVGLSKQGGLDVFFDTWLPHTHKAYMDKYGKSLTSLGKWYQGKTKIGLVVPQYVYNKGITSISDLNKNASKFNNQIIGIGPGAGEMQTLKGPVKKAYNLKLNIVDGSSAAMISSLKKAENAHKDVVVTLWSPHWAFAKWKLKYLKDPKGKFGQPGWIQTEANKQWVKGHPTMTKYLKNFKLTPMQLGKLEESINKNGKTKGVQDWINNNKSLVDGWFK; encoded by the coding sequence ATGAAAAAATGGCAGAAAACCGGTGCATTTGTTTCCGCGATTGCCTTTGCAGGAGTAGCCTTGGCAGGGTGCGGTACAGCCAATAACACAGCGACCAGCAACTCGGGCGGTGCTACGACTGGAGCAGGAAACACAACGACGGGCAGTAGTAAGTCGGTTAATAAGAACATTACCATTGGTTATGTAAACTGGTCGGAAGACGTCGCTACCACCTTTTTGTGGAAAAACTTGTTGACGAAAAAGGGATACAACGTCACAGTGAAAGAGTTGAATGCTGGACCGCTGTTTGTGGGGCTGTCCAAGCAGGGCGGTCTCGACGTCTTCTTTGATACCTGGTTGCCACACACGCACAAAGCTTATATGGATAAATACGGTAAAAGTTTGACCAGCTTGGGCAAGTGGTATCAAGGCAAGACCAAAATTGGCTTGGTGGTACCGCAATATGTGTACAATAAGGGCATTACGTCCATTTCTGACTTGAACAAGAACGCAAGCAAGTTCAACAATCAGATTATCGGTATCGGACCGGGTGCTGGCGAAATGCAGACCCTGAAGGGCCCCGTTAAGAAGGCTTACAATCTGAAGCTGAATATTGTTGACGGCAGTTCTGCCGCAATGATTTCCTCGCTGAAGAAAGCAGAAAATGCACATAAGGACGTCGTAGTGACGTTGTGGAGTCCACACTGGGCATTTGCTAAATGGAAACTGAAGTACTTGAAGGATCCAAAGGGCAAGTTTGGCCAGCCCGGCTGGATTCAAACAGAAGCAAATAAACAGTGGGTCAAAGGGCACCCCACAATGACCAAGTATCTGAAGAACTTCAAGTTGACACCCATGCAATTGGGCAAATTGGAAGAGTCGATCAACAAGAATGGTAAAACAAAAGGCGTTCAGGACTGGATTAACAACAACAAGAGCCTGGTCGACGGCTGGTTTAAGTAA
- a CDS encoding proline/glycine betaine ABC transporter permease, translating into MQTVLPKIPLAHWVNAFVTWLSSFLEPVTGFIAHVLRVAMNGMVAGLEWVPWWLLIVIVCALAYYAGKWKMAIWTAIGLLLIYDLQLWNHMIITIVLVIMSALISVIIGLPLGIWSARSDKVYAVLAPILDLMQTMPSFVYLVPVLIFFNIGKVPAIFATVIFAMPPAIRLTRLGILQVPADLVEAARAFGTADNQLLWKVQVPLALPSIKAGINQTVMLSLSMVVIAAMIGAGGLGADVLNALETINVGQGFEAGLSIVIIAIILDRISQNFGNARRKRA; encoded by the coding sequence ATGCAGACAGTGTTGCCGAAGATACCGCTAGCCCATTGGGTTAATGCCTTCGTGACGTGGCTGTCCAGTTTTTTGGAACCTGTTACAGGTTTCATCGCTCATGTCCTCCGTGTCGCCATGAATGGAATGGTTGCAGGGCTTGAATGGGTTCCGTGGTGGCTTCTGATTGTGATTGTGTGTGCACTGGCGTATTACGCTGGAAAATGGAAAATGGCGATTTGGACTGCCATTGGCTTGTTACTCATTTACGACCTGCAGTTATGGAACCATATGATTATCACGATTGTTCTGGTCATCATGTCCGCATTAATCTCTGTTATTATTGGCTTGCCTCTTGGTATTTGGAGTGCAAGAAGTGACAAGGTGTACGCTGTGCTGGCACCGATTTTAGACCTGATGCAGACGATGCCTTCCTTCGTGTATTTGGTTCCTGTACTGATTTTCTTCAACATTGGGAAGGTTCCAGCGATTTTTGCGACAGTAATATTCGCAATGCCCCCTGCGATTCGCTTGACGCGCCTCGGCATCTTACAAGTGCCTGCAGATTTGGTTGAAGCCGCACGAGCTTTTGGCACAGCTGATAACCAACTGTTGTGGAAAGTACAAGTTCCCTTGGCTTTACCTTCAATTAAAGCAGGTATTAACCAGACCGTCATGCTGTCTCTGTCCATGGTTGTTATCGCTGCCATGATTGGTGCCGGCGGCTTAGGTGCGGACGTATTAAACGCGCTGGAAACCATTAACGTCGGACAGGGATTTGAAGCAGGCTTAAGTATTGTTATCATCGCCATTATTTTGGATAGAATCTCCCAGAATTTTGGTAATGCACGCAGGAAACGCGCGTAA
- a CDS encoding glycine betaine/L-proline ABC transporter ATP-binding protein: MGKPLIELRDITKVFGGQRQRVLQLLDQGLGKEEIREKTGANVGVNRVSLDVYEGELFVIMGLSGSGKSTLLRCLNRLIEPTKGSLVIEGQDIISLDKNQLLKFRQQKTAMVFQNFALFPHRTVVDNVAYGLEIQNVPRPERLKVAEEQLAVVGLEGWGDQYPGNLSGGMQQRVGLARALANDPDILLMDEAFSALDPLIRDDMQNELLNLQQKLKKTIVFITHDLNEALKLGDRIALMKDGAVVQIGTPEEIITQPANDYVKRFVQGVDVTKVFTAQDVMKRPSPLVRLKDGPSVALRTLRDAGLSSAFVVDKGGTLSGVILADDLVQAVKNKVPSVGQCELHEAASVPLDTTLDDLVPSVVQSRFPVAVVDEENNLKGLIFKSAILEAMANEGGEADADSVAEDTASPLG; this comes from the coding sequence ATGGGGAAGCCGTTGATAGAACTGCGTGATATTACGAAAGTCTTTGGCGGGCAGAGGCAACGTGTCTTGCAGCTTCTTGACCAAGGACTGGGTAAGGAAGAAATCCGCGAAAAAACGGGCGCTAACGTTGGCGTGAACCGGGTGTCACTGGATGTCTATGAAGGCGAATTATTTGTCATCATGGGCCTTTCGGGAAGCGGAAAGTCGACCTTGCTGCGGTGCTTGAATCGCTTGATTGAACCCACCAAGGGGTCGCTCGTGATTGAAGGGCAAGACATCATCTCCCTGGACAAAAATCAACTGCTAAAGTTTAGGCAGCAAAAAACCGCCATGGTTTTTCAAAACTTTGCGTTGTTTCCTCACCGAACCGTTGTTGACAATGTGGCTTACGGTTTAGAAATCCAGAATGTTCCGCGCCCTGAGCGACTGAAGGTTGCTGAGGAACAATTAGCAGTAGTTGGCTTGGAAGGCTGGGGAGACCAGTACCCAGGCAATTTGAGCGGCGGTATGCAGCAGCGCGTGGGGCTTGCCAGAGCGCTCGCAAACGACCCTGACATTCTGCTGATGGACGAAGCCTTTAGTGCTCTCGATCCACTGATTCGCGACGATATGCAGAATGAGCTCTTAAACTTACAGCAGAAACTGAAGAAGACCATCGTCTTTATTACACATGACCTGAATGAGGCGCTAAAACTTGGCGATCGCATTGCTTTAATGAAAGATGGAGCAGTGGTCCAGATTGGTACTCCGGAAGAAATCATTACACAGCCCGCGAACGACTACGTAAAAAGATTTGTCCAGGGCGTTGATGTAACGAAAGTGTTTACTGCCCAAGATGTAATGAAGCGACCTTCACCGCTGGTTCGTCTCAAGGACGGCCCGAGTGTTGCACTTCGGACATTGCGCGATGCTGGATTATCCAGTGCTTTTGTAGTGGATAAGGGTGGAACCCTTTCTGGCGTCATTCTAGCAGACGATTTAGTGCAGGCTGTCAAGAATAAGGTTCCTAGCGTCGGGCAGTGTGAGCTGCACGAAGCGGCCAGCGTTCCATTGGATACAACCTTGGATGACTTGGTACCGTCTGTCGTACAGTCTCGCTTCCCTGTTGCCGTGGTGGACGAAGAGAACAACCTCAAGGGACTCATATTCAAGAGCGCAATCCTTGAGGCGATGGCAAATGAGGGAGGTGAAGCCGATGCAGACAGTGTTGCCGAAGATACCGCTAGCCCATTGGGTTAA
- the tsaD gene encoding tRNA (adenosine(37)-N6)-threonylcarbamoyltransferase complex transferase subunit TsaD, with protein sequence MKLLGIETSCDETAAAVVEDGRKIISETVASQIDVHAQFGGVVPEVASRKHVQSITYVIEQTLRQGGVSLQEMDGIAVTCGPGLLGSLLVGLSAAKGLSLATGLPLIGVHHIAGHVAAAFLETEQALPVLALVVSGGHTELLKVDENFVFTKMGGTIDDAAGEAYDKVARLLGFPYPGGPMVDKLAVDGNPGAYHFPRSLLDEDSFQFSFSGLKTAVYNEVNKVRQKGGEAAVEDVSASFQAAVIDVLVHKTVRAVQTTGLQTVIVAGGVAANTGLRTALYQAGQEHGFSVVFPDLSHCSDNAAMIAAAGYYSYKRGLVHDLSLNAYAVLPLDKWQRVEAVL encoded by the coding sequence ATGAAACTCTTGGGTATTGAAACAAGCTGCGATGAAACAGCAGCAGCAGTCGTTGAAGACGGCAGGAAAATCATTTCTGAAACGGTTGCCTCCCAAATCGACGTCCACGCTCAGTTTGGCGGCGTGGTGCCGGAAGTAGCGTCGAGAAAACACGTGCAGTCCATCACATATGTGATTGAGCAAACGCTGCGACAGGGCGGGGTATCCCTTCAGGAGATGGACGGCATTGCGGTCACCTGTGGTCCGGGCTTGCTGGGTTCTCTCTTGGTGGGCCTTTCCGCAGCAAAGGGGCTGTCGTTGGCAACGGGCTTGCCTTTAATTGGTGTTCACCATATTGCGGGACACGTTGCAGCGGCGTTTTTGGAAACAGAGCAGGCGCTGCCGGTACTGGCTTTGGTTGTGTCAGGCGGTCACACGGAACTCCTGAAAGTCGACGAAAACTTTGTGTTTACGAAAATGGGAGGGACTATCGACGACGCCGCTGGAGAGGCTTATGACAAGGTAGCAAGGCTGTTGGGCTTTCCGTATCCAGGCGGTCCCATGGTAGACAAGCTTGCGGTTGACGGGAATCCCGGTGCTTATCACTTTCCGAGGTCCCTGCTGGATGAGGATTCATTTCAGTTTAGCTTCAGCGGCTTGAAAACCGCTGTGTACAACGAAGTAAACAAAGTCCGACAAAAAGGCGGCGAGGCGGCGGTAGAAGACGTGAGCGCCTCATTTCAGGCTGCTGTGATAGATGTCCTGGTGCATAAGACGGTGAGGGCCGTTCAGACAACGGGGCTCCAAACGGTGATTGTTGCCGGCGGTGTCGCTGCCAACACTGGTTTGCGGACAGCACTTTATCAGGCGGGGCAAGAGCATGGGTTTAGTGTTGTCTTTCCAGACCTCTCTCACTGCTCGGACAACGCTGCCATGATTGCGGCCGCCGGGTACTATTCCTACAAGCGCGGTTTAGTCCATGATTTATCCTTGAACGCTTATGCAGTATTGCCGTTGGATAAATGGCAAAGGGTTGAAGCAGTGTTGTAA